One window of the Pedobacter ginsengisoli genome contains the following:
- a CDS encoding IS4 family transposase — protein MAKFKDHAISAKHLLGYIPEALISNLSLTTKIDHYAKVLHGNKLFYLLLYGILDNEKLSQRTLEDTFNDSVFKVLFNLDEDERVRRSSISERLSKIDPDYFKQIYECIYDQFSSLYSLTEREKYNLIRVDSSMVSETVGKLTEGLDNKSGKKAVKYSIAFDGVLPCQSHVFTSKGYASEDLALPEAVVAHVKKETDHQNIYVMDRGLQSIRNMKTFSSNAITFICRTKENKKFVELESLIQENQDLDLGESNLLKDSKVQLYTGVAVNNKKGNKHFREELVDSPFRLIIVESKLDGKKYWFLSNDFDLSAKEMAQAYRRRWDIEVFFRFLKQELNMSHLVSLNKNGIQVMLYMTLMTAMLVLIYKKANKLTYKTAKRRFSMEVRDLAIALIVVQCGGDPGLFFKT, from the coding sequence ATGGCAAAATTTAAAGATCATGCTATCAGTGCAAAACATCTATTAGGGTACATTCCTGAGGCGCTGATATCAAATTTATCCCTCACTACCAAGATCGATCATTACGCGAAGGTTCTTCATGGTAATAAGCTATTCTATCTTCTGTTGTATGGTATCTTGGATAATGAAAAACTAAGTCAACGAACTTTAGAGGATACCTTCAATGATTCTGTATTCAAAGTACTTTTTAATCTGGATGAGGATGAACGGGTACGCAGAAGCTCCATTTCAGAGCGACTTTCTAAAATAGATCCAGATTATTTTAAGCAGATCTATGAATGCATTTACGATCAGTTCTCCAGTTTGTACTCCCTAACCGAAAGAGAGAAATATAACCTTATCCGTGTTGATAGCTCAATGGTTAGTGAGACGGTTGGTAAGTTAACCGAAGGGCTTGATAACAAAAGTGGTAAGAAAGCAGTGAAATATAGTATTGCCTTTGATGGAGTATTACCATGTCAATCCCATGTATTTACCTCCAAAGGCTATGCCAGTGAAGATCTTGCATTGCCTGAAGCAGTAGTGGCTCATGTGAAGAAAGAAACAGATCATCAAAACATTTATGTGATGGATAGAGGTTTGCAATCAATCAGAAACATGAAAACATTTAGTTCCAATGCAATAACATTCATTTGCAGGACCAAAGAAAATAAGAAATTCGTTGAACTCGAGTCGCTTATCCAGGAGAATCAAGACTTGGACCTAGGCGAATCCAATCTATTAAAGGACTCTAAAGTTCAATTGTATACTGGTGTAGCGGTAAATAACAAAAAGGGGAATAAACATTTCAGAGAAGAACTAGTAGATAGTCCCTTTCGTCTTATTATTGTGGAAAGCAAGTTGGATGGCAAGAAATATTGGTTTTTGAGCAATGATTTTGATCTGTCTGCAAAGGAAATGGCTCAAGCATATAGGAGACGCTGGGATATAGAGGTATTTTTTAGGTTTCTAAAACAGGAACTCAATATGAGCCACCTTGTGTCTTTGAATAAGAACGGAATACAGGTAATGCTGTACATGACATTAATGACGGCCATGTTGGTGCTGATATATAAAAAAGCAAATAAATTGACTTACAAAACAGCAAAAAGACGGTTCTCCATGGAAGTAAGGGACTTAGCTATTGCCCTAATCGTTGTGCAATGCGGAGGAGACCCAGGCCTGTTTTTTAAAACATAA
- a CDS encoding FKBP-type peptidyl-prolyl cis-trans isomerase: MTKIKYLLLFICMAGCLAACKKDLVEDTHDPVAQFTTDTNAIRAFVTKNNLVTKKDEEFGLFYQIITPGTGNIEYKATTLVTCNYTGRLLDGTQFETNNGAKFTMGGIIAGWQIGLPLIQKGGKIRLIIPSYYAYGNVKNGPVPANSVLDFTIEITDLQ; the protein is encoded by the coding sequence ATGACCAAAATTAAATACCTATTACTTTTCATCTGTATGGCAGGATGCCTTGCAGCTTGTAAAAAAGACCTTGTTGAAGATACCCACGATCCTGTAGCTCAGTTTACAACAGATACAAATGCTATAAGGGCTTTTGTAACAAAAAATAATCTTGTTACAAAAAAGGACGAAGAATTTGGACTGTTTTATCAGATCATTACCCCTGGAACCGGAAATATCGAATATAAGGCCACTACACTTGTAACTTGCAACTATACAGGAAGGCTATTAGATGGAACTCAGTTCGAAACCAATAATGGTGCAAAGTTTACAATGGGCGGGATAATTGCCGGATGGCAAATCGGGCTTCCGCTAATTCAAAAGGGCGGTAAAATCCGTTTAATTATTCCTTCTTATTATGCTTATGGCAATGTAAAAAACGGTCCTGTACCTGCTAATTCAGTTCTTGATTTCACTATCGAAATAACAGATTTACAATAA
- a CDS encoding isoleucyl-tRNA synthetase, which produces MIRTLKLQKAVIAFILGVLALIAYKVMSVKELESSNYMLSLAGILFIAGALMLIYPILFAKKDKEGCVELDPEIQEEMASAEAQSSSIESPIATETEATEKP; this is translated from the coding sequence ATGATCAGAACTCTAAAACTTCAAAAAGCGGTAATTGCCTTTATATTAGGCGTACTTGCATTAATTGCTTATAAAGTAATGAGTGTAAAGGAACTGGAATCAAGCAATTACATGTTGTCATTAGCGGGCATCTTATTTATAGCGGGTGCACTAATGCTCATCTATCCAATTTTATTTGCAAAAAAAGATAAAGAAGGCTGTGTAGAGCTTGATCCGGAAATACAAGAAGAAATGGCCTCCGCAGAGGCACAGAGCTCTTCAATTGAATCACCAATAGCCACTGAAACCGAAGCAACGGAAAAGCCTTAA
- a CDS encoding phosphocholine-specific phospholipase C, with protein sequence MDSRRDFIKKAALLSGAAGLPNVIPMSIQKAMAIEADPGSTFHDAEHVVILMQENRSFDHMFGKLKGVRGFNDPRTFTLPDQNKVWLQKDNEGKTYAPFHVDINKTKITWQGGLPHSWSDQLAARNNGKYDKWVPVKSLMCLGYYDRTDIPFYYSMAEAFTICDHNFCSSLTGTTPNRLFFWTGNIRPELNGSSVAAVNNSQAESRDNAFVDWDTFPEVLEDNGIDWKIYQNEIWTADLQGDNVDDWLGNYGDNAIEYVKRYNVKLAAYFRKNGDHTNKPPLTAAQVTEKYNKLSVREKNLIDKAFASNINAPFNYLELAPFTFTNDEGHEETVNIPKNDIFYQFRNDVDNGKLPTVSWLVAPQRFSDHTSSPLYGTWYVSEALDILTKNPEIWKKTVFILTYDENDGYFDHIPPYVVPKPNDPASGKVSEGISVDADYELKKDSPIGLGYRVPMIIASPWSKGGYVNSQVFDHTSTLMFLENILSKKTGKKIRSNKISSWRRVICGDLTSAFRPSTGMASGAPTPLKREEVVTGIQNAKNKPAQVKPNPLSKAEIASGTYLPQQERGTSKACALPYQLFAECNLNEAGTSVELYLAAGKGNFGQKTLPVGAPFNVYTTNLYKGQPGKTWAYAVKNGDKITDHLTLQNFGDGQYNLCVSAPNGFFREFKGNKNDPSLKVNCRYELNGFLTKKPSGNIELILENESDQDLKLNITDNAYKSSNTKSLSLSSKSKKTLIVDLHGSSGWYDFTIQQEGNNIFSKQYAGHVETGEDSITDPYMGGVI encoded by the coding sequence ATGGACTCAAGAAGAGACTTTATTAAAAAGGCTGCCCTATTGTCGGGAGCAGCTGGTTTACCTAATGTAATTCCCATGTCTATCCAAAAGGCAATGGCAATTGAGGCAGACCCCGGATCTACCTTCCACGATGCAGAGCATGTTGTAATCCTGATGCAGGAAAACCGGTCTTTTGATCACATGTTTGGCAAACTGAAAGGTGTGCGCGGCTTTAATGATCCAAGAACCTTTACACTTCCTGACCAGAACAAAGTTTGGCTACAAAAGGATAATGAGGGAAAAACTTATGCCCCGTTTCATGTAGACATCAATAAAACTAAGATTACCTGGCAAGGCGGACTGCCGCACTCGTGGTCGGATCAGCTTGCTGCCAGAAACAATGGAAAGTACGACAAATGGGTGCCCGTAAAATCACTAATGTGTTTAGGATATTACGACAGAACAGACATTCCATTTTATTATTCAATGGCCGAAGCTTTTACCATTTGCGACCATAACTTTTGCTCATCTTTAACAGGAACTACACCAAACAGATTATTTTTCTGGACCGGTAACATCAGGCCCGAATTGAATGGAAGTTCGGTAGCGGCAGTAAATAATTCACAGGCAGAATCAAGAGACAATGCTTTTGTAGACTGGGATACCTTTCCTGAAGTATTGGAAGATAATGGTATTGACTGGAAGATTTACCAAAATGAAATATGGACAGCCGATTTACAAGGAGATAATGTAGATGACTGGCTGGGCAATTATGGAGATAATGCAATTGAGTATGTAAAGCGTTATAATGTTAAGCTTGCGGCATATTTCAGAAAAAATGGCGATCATACCAATAAACCTCCTCTTACTGCAGCCCAGGTAACTGAGAAATACAATAAGCTATCTGTCCGCGAAAAAAACTTAATAGATAAGGCATTTGCCAGCAATATAAATGCACCGTTTAACTATCTGGAACTTGCTCCGTTTACTTTTACTAATGACGAAGGACATGAAGAAACTGTTAACATTCCAAAAAACGATATCTTCTATCAGTTCCGTAATGATGTAGACAACGGCAAGCTCCCTACTGTTTCATGGTTGGTAGCGCCACAAAGATTCTCAGACCACACCAGCTCACCTTTATACGGAACCTGGTATGTTTCTGAAGCGCTTGACATCTTAACAAAGAATCCTGAAATATGGAAAAAGACTGTTTTTATACTTACCTATGATGAAAATGATGGCTACTTTGACCATATACCTCCATATGTAGTTCCTAAACCTAATGACCCTGCAAGCGGAAAAGTCTCAGAAGGGATTTCAGTTGATGCTGATTATGAGCTAAAAAAAGATAGCCCAATTGGATTAGGCTATCGTGTGCCAATGATTATTGCATCGCCATGGAGCAAAGGTGGCTATGTAAATTCGCAGGTTTTTGACCACACTTCTACATTGATGTTTTTAGAAAATATCCTTAGTAAAAAAACCGGCAAAAAGATTCGCAGTAATAAGATTAGCAGCTGGAGAAGAGTAATATGCGGAGACCTGACTTCGGCCTTTAGGCCATCAACAGGAATGGCCTCCGGCGCACCAACACCTTTAAAAAGAGAAGAGGTGGTTACTGGCATTCAAAATGCAAAGAATAAGCCTGCGCAGGTTAAACCTAATCCTTTATCAAAAGCCGAAATAGCTTCAGGTACTTATCTGCCCCAACAGGAACGCGGAACAAGCAAAGCTTGTGCTTTACCATATCAGCTATTTGCAGAGTGTAATCTTAATGAGGCTGGCACCAGTGTTGAGCTTTATTTAGCGGCTGGCAAAGGGAATTTCGGACAAAAAACACTACCCGTAGGTGCTCCATTTAATGTTTATACCACCAATTTGTATAAAGGACAGCCAGGAAAAACCTGGGCTTATGCTGTAAAAAATGGAGATAAAATTACGGATCATCTTACTTTACAAAACTTTGGTGATGGGCAATACAATCTATGCGTAAGTGCCCCCAACGGTTTTTTCAGAGAATTTAAAGGCAATAAAAATGATCCTTCTTTAAAAGTTAACTGCAGATATGAGCTTAATGGCTTTTTAACCAAAAAGCCAAGTGGAAATATTGAGCTTATTCTGGAAAACGAAAGCGATCAGGATTTAAAATTAAACATTACCGATAATGCTTATAAGAGTAGTAATACCAAATCTTTATCCTTAAGCTCAAAAAGCAAAAAAACATTGATTGTTGATCTGCATGGGAGTTCAGGATGGTATGATTTTACAATTCAACAAGAGGGTAACAACATATTTTCTAAACAATATGCCGGACATGTTGAAACAGGAGAAGATTCAATAACAGATCCATATATGGGTGGGGTGATTTAA
- a CDS encoding alkaline phosphatase family protein: MKKTVVIDVVGLSSNLIGKHTPFLEQYIKDKNFGAIAPMLPAVTTSVQSTYLTGKLPTEHGIVGNGWYDNIDSEIKFWKQSNKLVLAEKIWDKAKKEDPNFTCSNMFWWYNMYSNADYGVTPRPNYLADGRKMPDCYSEPAELRDILQEKLGQFPLFQFWGPGANIKSSRWIADASMITEDLYNPTLTLIYLPHLDYCLQKFGNDFDKISKELGEVDELVKDLVLFYEKKGANIIILSEYGIVPVNKPIHINRVFRENGLLQIRVERGLELLDAGASKAFVVADHQVANVYINDPSVTDKVKAILEKTPGIALVLDKEGKKKYGIDHERAGDFVLVAEPESWFTYYFWLDDAVAPDYARCVDIHKKPGYDPVEMFMSSKPRAAYKLLRKKAGFRYVMDVIPLDATLIKGSHGSVNTPPEFHPVLITDQKLNNNDNIQATEVHDLIWKALKG, encoded by the coding sequence ATGAAGAAAACTGTAGTAATAGATGTTGTTGGCTTATCCTCAAACCTTATTGGCAAGCACACTCCTTTTTTAGAACAATACATAAAAGATAAAAACTTTGGTGCAATAGCGCCAATGCTACCGGCTGTAACTACCAGTGTACAATCAACTTATTTAACAGGGAAACTGCCAACTGAGCATGGAATTGTAGGAAATGGATGGTATGACAATATTGATTCGGAAATTAAATTCTGGAAGCAATCAAATAAGTTAGTGCTTGCAGAGAAGATCTGGGACAAAGCAAAAAAAGAAGACCCTAATTTTACCTGCTCCAACATGTTCTGGTGGTACAATATGTATTCAAATGCTGATTATGGGGTAACCCCTCGTCCGAACTACCTGGCTGATGGCAGAAAAATGCCTGATTGTTATTCGGAACCGGCAGAATTACGTGATATTTTACAGGAGAAACTAGGTCAGTTTCCACTTTTTCAATTTTGGGGACCGGGTGCCAATATAAAATCAAGCAGGTGGATTGCTGATGCATCCATGATTACAGAAGATCTTTATAACCCTACGCTTACGCTAATATATCTGCCTCATCTGGATTATTGTTTGCAAAAATTCGGTAACGATTTTGATAAGATCAGTAAAGAGCTTGGTGAAGTTGATGAATTGGTAAAGGATTTAGTTCTATTCTACGAAAAGAAAGGTGCCAATATTATTATCCTTTCTGAATACGGCATTGTTCCGGTGAACAAACCTATTCACATAAACAGAGTATTTAGAGAAAACGGTCTGTTGCAAATCCGAGTAGAGCGGGGTCTGGAATTATTAGACGCAGGGGCATCCAAAGCTTTTGTAGTAGCTGACCATCAGGTTGCAAATGTTTACATCAATGACCCATCGGTAACTGATAAAGTAAAAGCTATTTTAGAAAAAACGCCAGGCATTGCACTGGTTTTAGATAAAGAAGGCAAAAAGAAATACGGAATAGACCATGAAAGGGCCGGTGACTTTGTATTGGTTGCTGAACCTGAAAGCTGGTTTACCTATTATTTCTGGCTTGATGATGCAGTAGCTCCAGATTATGCCAGATGTGTAGATATCCATAAAAAACCCGGATATGACCCTGTAGAAATGTTCATGTCATCTAAACCACGTGCGGCGTATAAGCTTTTAAGAAAAAAAGCCGGCTTCCGCTATGTTATGGATGTTATTCCATTGGATGCTACTTTAATTAAAGGTTCGCACGGTAGCGTTAATACCCCGCCAGAGTTCCACCCTGTTCTGATTACAGATCAAAAGCTAAACAACAACGACAATATACAAGCTACAGAAGTTCATGATCTGATCTGGAAGGCCTTAAAAGGATAA
- the eboE gene encoding metabolite traffic protein EboE, producing the protein MKVNTGHLTYCTNIHPGKNWSDDFKALQENFPVIKQSVSPDQPLGLGLRLSNISSLELAKDNALTEFKQWLKENDAYVFTMNGFPYGEFHRIVVKEDVHTPDWTTDARRDYTIRLFRILQSLLPEGMDGGISTSPLSYRHWFKTTDHFEQAKRTATLNVVWVIKELITIAKQTGQIMHLDLEPEPDGILETGREFIDWFENDLLPLGIPAIENSFNVTSDEATLLIKKHLCLCYDVCHFAIGFEAHAEVLKELELKGIKVGKIQISAALKADLDKPEAEKESIKSSFQTFNEPTYLHQVVALKKDGGLIRYSDLSPALGDFENQETTQWRAHFHVPISIKEIGVLESTQDDITTVLELQKNAPFTNHLEVETYTWEVLPEQLKLPIAQSISNELNWVIKSNI; encoded by the coding sequence ATGAAAGTTAACACAGGCCATTTAACCTATTGCACAAATATACATCCTGGTAAAAACTGGAGCGACGATTTTAAAGCTTTACAAGAGAATTTTCCGGTTATTAAACAATCTGTTTCTCCTGATCAGCCTCTAGGATTAGGCCTCAGATTGTCTAATATCTCTAGCCTTGAACTGGCTAAAGACAATGCTTTAACCGAATTTAAACAGTGGCTTAAGGAAAATGACGCCTATGTTTTTACCATGAATGGTTTCCCTTACGGAGAATTTCATCGCATTGTGGTTAAAGAGGATGTACACACGCCTGATTGGACCACTGATGCACGCAGAGATTATACAATAAGGCTTTTTAGAATTCTTCAGTCTTTATTGCCAGAGGGGATGGATGGCGGAATTTCAACATCGCCGCTAAGTTACAGGCACTGGTTTAAAACTACAGATCACTTTGAACAGGCCAAACGCACCGCTACCCTAAACGTAGTATGGGTTATAAAAGAGTTAATTACAATTGCTAAACAGACAGGTCAAATCATGCACCTTGACCTGGAACCGGAACCGGATGGTATACTTGAAACCGGACGGGAATTTATAGACTGGTTTGAGAATGATTTACTGCCACTTGGAATTCCGGCAATTGAGAATTCATTTAATGTTACCAGTGATGAGGCCACATTGTTAATTAAAAAACATCTTTGCCTTTGCTATGATGTTTGTCACTTCGCAATAGGCTTTGAAGCTCATGCTGAGGTATTAAAAGAACTTGAATTAAAAGGCATTAAGGTAGGGAAAATACAGATCAGCGCTGCTTTAAAAGCGGATCTGGATAAACCGGAGGCAGAAAAAGAGAGTATAAAAAGCAGCTTCCAAACCTTTAATGAGCCTACTTACCTGCATCAGGTAGTGGCACTGAAAAAAGATGGTGGTTTAATTCGCTACTCAGACCTTAGCCCTGCTCTTGGTGACTTTGAAAATCAGGAAACAACCCAATGGAGAGCACATTTTCATGTTCCCATATCAATTAAGGAGATAGGTGTACTGGAATCTACTCAGGATGACATTACCACAGTTCTTGAACTTCAAAAAAATGCTCCTTTCACTAACCATCTGGAAGTAGAAACCTATACCTGGGAAGTATTGCCAGAGCAGTTAAAATTACCGATTGCCCAATCTATAAGCAATGAATTGAACTGGGTAATTAAATCCAATATATAA
- a CDS encoding 3-dehydroquinate synthase yields MSYLEQSFSVKFEYKIYFTSSLFDTGNPILANFFKEKPSEALRKIFFVLDKGVADAHPNLVTSIRAYFAQHSDVQLINDIMIVPGGEASKNDTALFDQLVEAVNVYGIDRHSYIAAIGGGAVLDLVGYAAAVSHRGIKHIRIPTTVLSQNDSGIGVKNGINYKGKKNFLGTFAPPSAVLNDDQFLLTLNDRDWRSGISEAVKVALIKDPEFFYWIEANTAQLVARDMDTMNYLIKRCAQLHLNHIAGDDPFETGSARPLDFGHWSAHKLEQLSNFSVLHGEAVAMGIALDSTYSFLTGMLTEEKLQRILNVMLHLSFDISNPFIQINDTESPILRGLAEFQEHLGGKLTITLLTDLGTGKEVHQMDHKLLIEASNYVLNFTSTHAGLPLSDH; encoded by the coding sequence ATGAGTTATTTAGAACAGTCGTTTAGTGTAAAATTTGAGTATAAAATATACTTTACCTCTTCACTATTTGATACCGGCAATCCTATACTGGCAAACTTCTTTAAGGAGAAGCCTTCGGAGGCTTTGCGCAAAATATTTTTTGTACTTGACAAGGGTGTTGCCGATGCTCATCCAAACCTTGTAACATCAATCAGGGCATACTTTGCACAGCATAGCGATGTACAATTGATAAATGACATAATGATTGTTCCGGGTGGAGAAGCATCAAAAAACGACACTGCTCTTTTTGACCAACTGGTTGAAGCGGTGAATGTTTATGGTATTGACAGACATTCGTACATTGCTGCAATTGGCGGAGGTGCTGTGCTTGATCTTGTTGGTTATGCTGCTGCAGTTTCGCACCGAGGCATTAAACATATCCGCATCCCTACAACTGTTCTTTCTCAAAATGATTCTGGCATTGGTGTTAAAAACGGCATCAATTACAAAGGCAAAAAGAACTTTCTTGGCACTTTTGCACCGCCATCAGCTGTGCTAAATGACGATCAGTTCTTACTTACACTTAACGACAGAGACTGGCGTTCGGGTATTTCGGAAGCAGTTAAGGTAGCTTTAATCAAAGATCCTGAGTTTTTTTACTGGATTGAGGCGAATACCGCACAATTGGTTGCACGTGATATGGATACCATGAATTATCTGATTAAGCGCTGTGCCCAATTACATTTAAACCATATTGCAGGAGACGATCCGTTTGAAACAGGATCGGCCAGACCTTTAGATTTTGGCCACTGGAGTGCACATAAACTTGAGCAGTTAAGCAATTTTAGTGTTTTACATGGTGAGGCTGTAGCAATGGGCATTGCATTAGATAGTACTTATTCTTTCTTAACCGGAATGTTAACGGAAGAAAAATTACAGCGCATATTAAATGTAATGCTTCATTTATCTTTTGACATTTCTAATCCGTTTATTCAGATTAACGATACTGAATCTCCAATACTTCGTGGATTGGCAGAGTTTCAGGAGCATCTGGGCGGTAAGCTTACCATTACTTTACTTACTGATTTGGGTACCGGGAAAGAGGTACACCAAATGGACCACAAGTTGTTGATAGAAGCAAGCAACTATGTTTTAAACTTCACCAGCACGCATGCTGGTTTACCATTAAGTGATCACTAA
- the eboC gene encoding UbiA-like protein EboC (EboC, a homolog the polyprenyltransferase UbiA, belongs to system of proteins involved in the trafficking of precursor metabolites to an extracytoplasmic compartment so that the biosynthesis of certain natural products, such as scytonemin, can be completed.), with protein sequence MKKLLGYIRLMRPANVVTSVADVLAGIAIAGAFSISSWNSLQLPVILLCISTIGLYSGGIIFNDVFDADLDKVERPERPIPSGLISKKAATIFGAVFFFIGIAAANLFGTTTSVIAVSIMIACLTYNKWAKHHSILGPLNMGFCRGLNLLLGVSIISSQVQQWWFLALVPIIYIASITMISRGEVHGGSKKMLYFAALLYAVVIASILFFATTRGGLPITLAFIIPFALMIFIPLLKAIKNPIGPNIGKAVKSGVIALILMNAAWASVFADWKVALSIVILLPLSILLSKAFAVT encoded by the coding sequence TTGAAAAAACTATTAGGATATATAAGGTTAATGCGGCCTGCAAATGTAGTTACTTCGGTGGCAGATGTACTTGCCGGTATAGCCATAGCAGGAGCTTTTTCTATAAGTAGCTGGAACAGTTTACAGCTTCCGGTTATATTGCTATGCATCTCGACAATAGGTTTGTACAGTGGTGGTATTATTTTTAATGATGTATTTGATGCTGATTTGGATAAAGTTGAACGTCCGGAACGTCCTATTCCAAGTGGCCTGATAAGTAAAAAAGCAGCTACCATATTTGGTGCAGTATTCTTCTTTATAGGAATTGCGGCCGCTAATCTGTTTGGCACAACAACATCAGTAATTGCGGTTTCTATCATGATTGCCTGCCTTACCTATAACAAATGGGCCAAACATCATTCTATTTTAGGTCCGCTTAACATGGGCTTTTGTCGTGGATTAAATTTGTTGCTGGGTGTAAGTATTATCAGTTCTCAGGTACAGCAATGGTGGTTTTTAGCCTTAGTGCCTATTATTTATATTGCATCAATTACTATGATTAGCAGAGGCGAGGTACATGGCGGAAGCAAAAAAATGCTGTATTTTGCGGCACTACTTTATGCAGTAGTTATTGCAAGTATACTTTTTTTCGCAACTACCAGAGGAGGTTTACCCATCACCCTGGCATTTATTATCCCTTTCGCTTTAATGATATTTATACCGCTGTTAAAAGCCATAAAAAATCCAATAGGCCCAAACATAGGTAAAGCAGTAAAATCAGGTGTAATTGCACTAATATTAATGAATGCTGCCTGGGCCAGTGTTTTTGCAGACTGGAAAGTGGCCCTATCAATTGTTATTTTATTACCATTATCAATATTACTAAGTAAGGCATTCGCGGTTACTTAG
- a CDS encoding TatD family hydrolase, which yields MCCNDNFQERNEGEKIQTSLDLNDISGMKFFDPHVHMTSRTTDDYQAMADAGIVALIEPAFWLGQPRTGVDSFTDYYSSLIGWERFRSSQFGIKHYCTIGLNSREANNEKLAEQVMEVLPLFIFKEGVVGIGEIGFDDQTAAEEKYFRLQLELAKESGLPVQIHTPHRDKKKGTQRSMDIAIEHGLSPYSVIVDHNNEETVKEVLDRGFWAAFTIYPFTKMGNERMVEVVKQYGSERVMINSAADWGISDPLAVPKTAALMKKSGISLPDIELVSYRNAITAFAQSGQIDENDFIAVKNIDQSQKFESNSILRGGQQPRIDKNSIIIS from the coding sequence ATGTGCTGTAATGATAATTTTCAGGAAAGAAATGAAGGAGAAAAAATTCAAACTTCTCTTGATTTAAACGACATCAGCGGGATGAAATTTTTTGACCCGCATGTACACATGACCTCTCGTACTACAGATGACTACCAGGCTATGGCCGATGCAGGAATTGTTGCTTTAATAGAACCGGCTTTTTGGCTGGGACAACCACGTACCGGAGTAGATAGCTTTACCGATTATTATAGCAGTCTTATTGGATGGGAAAGATTCAGGTCTTCTCAATTCGGCATTAAACATTATTGTACTATAGGTTTAAACTCTCGTGAGGCCAATAATGAAAAACTGGCCGAACAGGTAATGGAGGTTCTACCGCTCTTTATTTTTAAAGAAGGAGTAGTTGGTATTGGTGAGATTGGTTTTGATGACCAGACTGCTGCCGAAGAAAAATATTTCCGCTTGCAATTGGAATTGGCTAAAGAATCTGGATTACCTGTACAAATTCATACCCCACACAGAGACAAGAAAAAAGGCACACAACGCAGTATGGATATCGCCATTGAACATGGCCTTTCTCCGTATTCTGTAATTGTAGACCACAATAATGAAGAAACTGTTAAGGAAGTTTTAGACAGAGGTTTCTGGGCAGCATTTACCATTTATCCTTTTACAAAAATGGGCAATGAGCGAATGGTAGAGGTGGTAAAACAGTATGGATCGGAAAGGGTGATGATCAATTCTGCAGCTGACTGGGGCATTTCTGATCCTCTTGCGGTGCCTAAAACTGCAGCATTAATGAAAAAATCGGGAATCAGTCTTCCTGATATTGAACTGGTGAGCTACAGAAATGCAATAACTGCATTTGCACAAAGCGGACAGATTGATGAGAATGATTTTATTGCTGTTAAAAACATTGATCAGAGTCAGAAATTTGAGAGTAATTCGATTCTGCGTGGCGGGCAACAACCAAGAATAGATAAAAACTCTATTATCATTTCTTAA